A genomic segment from Ruegeria sp. TM1040 encodes:
- the murF gene encoding UDP-N-acetylmuramoyl-tripeptide--D-alanyl-D-alanine ligase has product MSLWTAQEAAAATGGRATSDWQVNGISIDTRTIEPGDLFVALKAARDGHDFVAQALEKGAGAALVSHIPEGVAEDAPLLLVEDVQTALEALGRAGRARTKARVVAVTGSVGKTSTKEMLAAMLTPQGRTHAAVASYNNHWGVPLTLARMPADTEYAVIEIGMNHPGEIAPLSRQARPHVALVTTVAAVHLEAFEDVAGIAREKAAIIEGLEPGGIAVLNADLEETPVLRDVAQDAGVATRWFGQTSDDYCLQEAQLSGDVTRARIVQAEREFSAEIQSLGVHFAMNATGALAAIEALGADLELALAGLQGWSPVKGRGARFTVGLPSGPVTVLDDAYNANPTSIGAALTVLAATPTEGRRIAYLADMKELGPEEARLHAGLADHPALAKIDAVHCIGPLMKHLYAALPENKRGTWVETSAEAASALPAQIQGGDVVLAKGSLSMAVARVVDAIREIGQGNAPS; this is encoded by the coding sequence ATGAGCCTTTGGACCGCACAGGAGGCCGCCGCCGCCACCGGAGGACGTGCAACCTCGGACTGGCAGGTGAACGGTATCTCCATCGACACCCGCACTATTGAACCCGGGGATCTCTTTGTGGCGCTCAAGGCGGCCCGCGATGGGCACGACTTTGTGGCGCAGGCCCTGGAAAAAGGCGCCGGAGCGGCGCTGGTGTCGCATATCCCCGAAGGCGTGGCCGAGGATGCCCCGCTCCTGCTGGTGGAGGATGTGCAAACCGCGCTGGAAGCGCTGGGGCGCGCGGGTCGCGCCCGCACAAAGGCGCGCGTGGTGGCGGTGACAGGATCGGTGGGCAAGACCTCAACGAAGGAAATGCTCGCCGCGATGCTCACGCCGCAGGGACGCACCCATGCGGCGGTCGCAAGCTACAACAACCACTGGGGCGTGCCGCTGACACTGGCGCGGATGCCTGCCGACACCGAATATGCCGTGATCGAAATCGGCATGAACCACCCCGGCGAGATCGCGCCGCTCTCGCGTCAGGCCCGCCCGCATGTGGCGCTGGTGACAACCGTGGCTGCCGTACATCTTGAGGCCTTTGAGGATGTGGCGGGGATCGCCCGCGAGAAGGCCGCCATCATCGAAGGGCTGGAACCCGGCGGCATCGCGGTGCTGAACGCCGATCTTGAGGAAACCCCGGTGCTGCGCGACGTGGCACAAGATGCGGGCGTCGCAACGCGCTGGTTTGGCCAGACGAGTGATGACTACTGCCTGCAGGAGGCGCAGCTGTCGGGCGACGTCACGCGCGCGCGGATCGTACAGGCGGAGCGTGAATTTTCGGCCGAGATCCAATCGCTTGGCGTACATTTTGCCATGAACGCCACGGGCGCGCTGGCCGCCATTGAGGCGCTCGGCGCGGATCTGGAACTGGCGCTTGCCGGGCTTCAGGGCTGGTCGCCGGTCAAAGGGCGCGGCGCGCGCTTTACCGTGGGGCTGCCCTCCGGTCCCGTCACGGTGCTGGACGACGCCTATAACGCCAACCCCACATCCATCGGGGCGGCGCTCACGGTTCTTGCCGCGACCCCCACCGAGGGGCGCCGCATCGCCTATCTCGCTGATATGAAAGAACTCGGCCCCGAAGAGGCGCGACTGCACGCGGGCCTGGCCGATCATCCGGCGCTGGCAAAGATTGACGCGGTACATTGCATCGGTCCCCTGATGAAACATCTCTACGCGGCCTTGCCGGAGAACAAGCGCGGCACCTGGGTCGAAACCTCGGCCGAGGCCGCCTCTGCCCTGCCCGCGCAGATCCAAGGGGGCGATGTGGTACTGGCGAAGGGGTCGCTGTCCATGGCGGTGGCCCGCGTGGTTGACGCGATCCGCGAAATCGGTCAAGGCAACGCACCTTCGTGA
- the mraY gene encoding phospho-N-acetylmuramoyl-pentapeptide-transferase — MLYWLTALSDGGDFFNLFRYITFRAGGAFLTALIFGFVFGKPLINVLRKRQGKGQPIRDDGPEAHLAKVGTPTMGGLLIVGALLFSTLMWARWDNPFVWLVLFVTMSFGLIGFADDYAKVSKQNTSGVSGKVRLLLGFVIAIVAALWASWNHPAELQNQLAMPVFKDVLLNLGYLYVPFCICVIVGAANAVNLTDGLDGLAIMPVMIAAGTLGIIAYAVGRVDFSEYLDVHYVPGTGEILIFTSALFGGGLGFLWYNAPPAAVFMGDTGSLALGGALGAIAISTKHELVLAIVGGLFVVEALSVIIQVLYFKRTGRRVFLMAPIHHHYEKKGWAEPTIVIRFWIISLILAMIGLATLKVR; from the coding sequence ATGCTTTATTGGTTGACCGCACTGTCGGACGGGGGAGATTTCTTCAACCTCTTCCGCTATATCACCTTCCGCGCAGGCGGGGCCTTTCTGACGGCTCTGATCTTTGGCTTTGTATTTGGCAAACCGCTGATCAACGTGCTGCGCAAACGCCAGGGCAAGGGCCAGCCGATCCGCGACGATGGCCCCGAGGCGCATCTCGCGAAGGTCGGCACCCCCACCATGGGGGGCCTGTTGATCGTCGGGGCGCTGCTGTTTTCCACCCTCATGTGGGCGCGCTGGGACAATCCGTTTGTCTGGCTAGTGCTGTTTGTGACCATGTCCTTTGGGCTCATCGGGTTTGCCGATGACTATGCCAAGGTCTCCAAACAGAACACCAGTGGGGTGTCGGGCAAGGTGCGGCTGCTTTTGGGGTTTGTGATCGCCATCGTGGCCGCGCTCTGGGCGAGCTGGAACCACCCGGCTGAGCTGCAGAACCAGCTGGCGATGCCGGTCTTTAAGGACGTTCTGCTGAACCTCGGCTATCTGTATGTGCCCTTCTGCATCTGCGTGATCGTGGGGGCCGCCAATGCGGTGAACCTCACAGATGGGCTCGATGGGCTTGCGATCATGCCGGTGATGATCGCGGCAGGCACGCTTGGGATCATCGCCTATGCGGTGGGGCGTGTGGATTTCTCGGAATATCTCGATGTGCATTACGTGCCGGGGACAGGCGAGATCCTGATCTTCACCTCGGCGCTCTTTGGCGGGGGTCTTGGCTTCCTGTGGTACAACGCCCCGCCCGCTGCGGTGTTCATGGGCGACACCGGCTCGCTGGCGCTTGGTGGTGCCTTGGGGGCCATTGCGATCTCGACCAAACACGAACTGGTGCTGGCCATCGTCGGCGGGCTCTTTGTGGTCGAAGCGCTATCGGTCATTATTCAGGTGCTCTACTTCAAGCGCACCGGCCGGCGGGTGTTTCTGATGGCCCCGATCCATCACCACTACGAGAAAAAAGGCTGGGCAGAGCCGACCATCGTGATCCGCTTCTGGATCATCTCGCTGATCCTCGCGATGATCGGCCTGGCAACACTGAAGGTGCGCTAA
- a CDS encoding Mrp/NBP35 family ATP-binding protein translates to MPVTQEEIRAALDRLELPGGGTLVSRDMLRALSIEGSTVRFVIEAASPEEASKMEMLRRAAEASVKALPGVETVAVVLTAHGPAAPTKSAQKPAPSLKLGGHPKPQAAPMKPSGVKRILAVGSGKGGVGKSTVSANLAVALARQGRKVGLLDADIYGPSQPRMMGVSGRPASPDGTTIEPLHAHGVTVMSIGLMVEERKAVVWRGPMLMGALQQMLGQVNWGELDVLIVDLPPGTGDVQLTLCTKAELSGAIVVSTPQDVALLDARKALDMFDTLKTPVLGLIENMSFFTCPDCGGTHHIFGNGGVAAEAKDLGLPLLGALPIDLETRLAGDSGTPIAAGEGVMAEAYARIAKGLVEGGMA, encoded by the coding sequence ATGCCCGTCACACAGGAAGAGATTCGCGCCGCTTTGGACCGTCTGGAGCTTCCGGGTGGGGGCACATTGGTGTCACGCGACATGCTGCGCGCCCTCTCCATCGAGGGCAGCACAGTGAGATTCGTGATCGAGGCGGCCTCACCGGAAGAGGCCTCCAAGATGGAGATGCTGCGCCGGGCGGCAGAGGCTTCGGTCAAGGCGCTGCCCGGTGTCGAGACGGTCGCGGTGGTGCTTACGGCGCATGGTCCCGCTGCGCCGACCAAATCGGCGCAAAAACCTGCGCCGAGCCTCAAGCTGGGTGGCCATCCTAAACCGCAGGCTGCGCCGATGAAACCCTCGGGCGTGAAACGCATCCTCGCGGTGGGATCGGGCAAGGGTGGCGTTGGCAAATCCACCGTGAGCGCCAACCTCGCGGTGGCGCTGGCCCGGCAGGGGCGCAAGGTCGGGCTCTTGGACGCTGACATCTACGGCCCCTCGCAGCCACGCATGATGGGGGTCTCCGGTCGCCCCGCCAGCCCCGATGGCACCACCATCGAGCCGCTCCATGCCCATGGGGTCACGGTGATGTCGATCGGCCTCATGGTGGAGGAGCGCAAGGCCGTGGTCTGGCGCGGCCCGATGCTTATGGGCGCACTCCAGCAGATGCTGGGGCAGGTGAACTGGGGCGAGCTTGACGTGTTGATCGTCGACCTGCCGCCGGGCACAGGCGATGTGCAACTCACGCTCTGCACCAAGGCCGAGCTGTCGGGGGCCATCGTGGTCTCCACCCCGCAGGATGTGGCCCTTCTGGATGCGCGCAAGGCGCTTGATATGTTCGACACGCTCAAAACCCCGGTGCTGGGCCTCATAGAGAACATGTCCTTCTTTACCTGCCCCGATTGCGGCGGCACCCATCACATCTTTGGCAACGGCGGTGTTGCCGCAGAAGCCAAGGACCTGGGCCTGCCGCTCCTCGGGGCCCTGCCGATTGATCTGGAGACCCGGCTGGCGGGCGACAGCGGCACGCCCATCGCAGCCGGAGAGGGCGTCATGGCCGAGGCCTACGCGCGTATCGCCAAGGGGCTGGTCGAAGGCGGCATGGCGTGA
- a CDS encoding DUF1127 domain-containing protein, translated as MAILNTIHAPKSLTSGGVAAMIEGLRARFAQYRVYRATLNELRELSNRELADLGLSRSMLKGIALEAAYGELK; from the coding sequence ATGGCAATTCTGAACACGATCCACGCACCCAAGTCCCTCACCTCCGGTGGTGTTGCCGCGATGATCGAAGGCCTGCGTGCCCGTTTTGCGCAGTATCGCGTCTACCGCGCGACCCTGAACGAACTGCGCGAGCTGAGCAACCGCGAGCTCGCAGATCTGGGGCTGAGCCGCTCCATGCTGAAAGGCATTGCTCTTGAAGCTGCCTATGGAGAGCTTAAGTAA
- a CDS encoding ATP-dependent helicase, which translates to MSTFDEMDAFEGASLSARAMAARPMPYLDGLNPAQRDAVETLDGPVLMLAGAGTGKTKALTTRIVHLLNTNKARTNEILAVTFTNKAAREMKDRVGRMLGQPAEGMPWLGTFHSICVKLLRRHAELVGLKSNFTILDTDDQIRLLKQLIQAAGIDDKRWPARMLANIIDDWKNRALTPAKVPAGDAAAYNHRGTEFYDQYQTRLKELNAVDFGDLLLHCVEIFQNNPDLLAQYHRWFRYILVDEYQDTNVAQYLWLRLLASGHKNICCVGDDDQSIYGWRGAEVGNILRFEKDFSGAKVIRLEQNYRSTKHILSAASGVIRGNEGRLGKELWTEAEGGEKVRLIGHWDGEEEARWIGEEIEAMQRGTRGMRQYGLNEMAILVRASHQMRAFEDRFLTIGLPYRVIGGPRFYERLEIRDAMAYFRVVISPEDDLAFERIVNTPKRGLGDKAQQTIQTVARANGVSLLEGARLAVEDGLIKGKGGAALRRLVENIARWGQMTRTVLADPDDPDAVVEGVQSFEAFQARTEVSHVELAEIILDESGYTSMWQADKNPDSPGRLENLKELVKALENFDNLQGFLEHVSLVMDNDKQDAEQKVSIMTLHAAKGLEFPAVFLPGWEDGLFPSQRSMDESGLKGLEEERRLAYVGITRAEKVCTISFAGNRRVFGQWQSQLPSRFIDELPEEHVDVLTPPGLYGGGFGAAAPSASAVAEPAVRSTIEERMSNADGYNSPGWKRMQARTAERGYSKPRKSEAQTIDLAATSSFTVGERVFHQKFGYGAVVGIEGDKLEVDFEKAGPKKVVARFVSASDDIPF; encoded by the coding sequence ATGAGCACATTTGACGAAATGGACGCCTTTGAGGGCGCATCATTGTCCGCCCGCGCCATGGCCGCGCGTCCCATGCCCTATCTGGATGGTCTCAATCCGGCCCAACGCGACGCGGTGGAGACGCTGGATGGGCCGGTGTTGATGCTGGCGGGCGCGGGCACCGGCAAGACAAAGGCGCTGACCACCCGGATCGTGCATCTGTTGAACACGAACAAGGCGCGCACCAACGAGATCCTCGCCGTGACCTTTACCAACAAGGCCGCGCGCGAAATGAAAGACCGCGTGGGCCGGATGCTCGGTCAGCCTGCCGAGGGCATGCCGTGGCTCGGCACCTTTCACTCGATCTGCGTGAAGCTCCTGCGCCGACATGCGGAACTGGTGGGGTTGAAGTCCAACTTCACCATTCTGGACACCGACGATCAGATCCGCCTGCTGAAACAGCTCATCCAGGCGGCGGGCATCGACGACAAGCGCTGGCCCGCGCGGATGCTGGCAAACATCATCGACGACTGGAAAAACCGCGCTCTGACGCCTGCCAAGGTGCCTGCGGGGGATGCGGCGGCCTATAACCATCGCGGCACCGAGTTCTACGACCAGTATCAGACCCGCCTCAAGGAGCTGAACGCGGTTGATTTTGGCGATCTGCTGCTGCACTGCGTCGAGATTTTTCAGAACAACCCGGACCTCCTGGCGCAATATCACCGCTGGTTCCGCTACATCCTCGTGGACGAGTATCAGGATACCAACGTCGCCCAATATCTCTGGTTGCGGCTCTTGGCGTCGGGGCACAAGAACATCTGCTGCGTGGGCGACGATGACCAGTCGATCTATGGCTGGCGCGGCGCCGAGGTGGGCAACATCCTGCGGTTTGAAAAGGATTTTTCCGGCGCCAAGGTGATCCGGCTGGAGCAGAATTACCGCTCCACCAAACACATTCTTTCGGCAGCCTCCGGTGTCATCCGGGGCAACGAAGGGCGGTTGGGCAAGGAGCTCTGGACCGAGGCCGAGGGTGGCGAAAAAGTCCGCCTCATTGGCCATTGGGACGGTGAGGAAGAGGCCCGCTGGATCGGCGAGGAAATCGAGGCGATGCAGCGTGGCACCCGGGGGATGCGCCAGTATGGCCTCAATGAAATGGCGATTCTCGTGCGTGCCTCGCACCAGATGCGCGCCTTTGAGGACCGGTTCCTGACCATCGGTCTGCCGTATCGTGTCATCGGCGGTCCGCGCTTTTACGAGCGGTTGGAAATCCGCGATGCCATGGCCTATTTCCGCGTGGTGATCTCGCCCGAAGATGATCTGGCCTTTGAGCGCATCGTCAACACGCCCAAACGCGGCCTTGGCGACAAGGCCCAGCAGACCATTCAAACGGTGGCGCGCGCCAATGGCGTCTCTCTCCTTGAGGGCGCGCGGCTTGCGGTCGAGGATGGCCTCATCAAGGGCAAGGGCGGGGCCGCCTTGCGCCGTCTCGTTGAAAACATCGCCCGTTGGGGCCAGATGACCCGCACCGTGCTGGCCGACCCGGACGATCCGGACGCGGTGGTCGAGGGCGTGCAGAGCTTTGAGGCGTTTCAGGCCCGTACAGAGGTCTCGCATGTGGAGCTTGCGGAGATCATCCTGGATGAGAGCGGCTATACCTCCATGTGGCAGGCGGACAAGAACCCCGACAGCCCCGGCCGGCTCGAGAACCTCAAGGAACTGGTGAAGGCGCTGGAAAACTTCGATAATCTCCAGGGGTTTCTCGAACACGTCAGCCTTGTGATGGACAATGACAAGCAAGACGCCGAGCAAAAAGTATCGATCATGACGCTGCATGCCGCCAAAGGGCTGGAGTTCCCGGCGGTGTTCCTGCCGGGGTGGGAGGATGGGCTCTTTCCCTCGCAGCGCTCGATGGATGAAAGCGGCCTTAAGGGCCTCGAGGAAGAACGCCGTCTGGCCTATGTGGGCATCACCCGCGCCGAGAAGGTCTGCACGATTTCCTTTGCGGGCAACCGGCGGGTCTTTGGCCAGTGGCAGTCGCAACTGCCTTCGCGCTTTATTGACGAGCTGCCCGAAGAGCATGTGGATGTGCTGACCCCTCCCGGCCTCTATGGTGGCGGGTTTGGGGCCGCTGCGCCTTCGGCCTCTGCGGTTGCCGAGCCAGCGGTGCGTTCCACCATCGAGGAGCGGATGAGCAACGCCGATGGCTATAACTCGCCCGGCTGGAAACGGATGCAGGCCCGCACGGCGGAACGTGGCTACAGCAAACCGCGCAAGAGCGAGGCGCAGACCATCGACCTGGCGGCGACCTCCAGCTTTACGGTTGGGGAGCGGGTGTTTCACCAGAAATTCGGCTATGGTGCCGTGGTCGGGATCGAGGGCGACAAGCTCGAGGTGGATTTTGAAAAAGCCGGCCCCAAGAAGGTGGTGGCGCGCTTTGTTTCCGCCAGCGATGACATCCCGTTCTAA
- a CDS encoding BLUF domain-containing protein translates to MRRIIYTSDASPLMTDEKVAAIAEKSRRKNGSMGLTGALSFDKGRFLQLLEGPSEAVTARFEAIRRDARHQNIQIICDVPTNMRNFPNKPMALMLPGEVSEDMHEALSALFDLADEPVAPSRQTLGDLLPRFSELDAA, encoded by the coding sequence ATGAGACGTATCATATACACCAGCGACGCAAGCCCCCTGATGACGGACGAGAAAGTCGCCGCCATCGCGGAGAAATCCCGGCGCAAGAACGGAAGCATGGGGCTCACCGGGGCGTTGTCTTTTGACAAGGGGCGTTTCTTGCAACTGCTGGAGGGCCCGTCCGAGGCGGTGACCGCCCGGTTCGAGGCGATCCGGCGTGACGCGCGCCATCAGAACATCCAGATCATCTGCGACGTGCCGACCAATATGCGCAATTTCCCCAACAAACCAATGGCATTGATGCTGCCGGGCGAGGTGAGTGAAGACATGCATGAAGCCCTGTCGGCGCTTTTTGATCTGGCGGATGAACCTGTCGCCCCTTCGCGCCAGACCCTTGGCGATCTGTTGCCGCGGTTTTCGGAACTGGACGCCGCCTGA
- a CDS encoding alpha-hydroxy acid oxidase: MAGMTLDQRYPALDDLRAKARTRLPRFVWEYLDSATGREATQARNRLCLDRIGLMPAILGGPQEVDLGTTLFGTPLPRPFGIAPVGMSGLIWPDAEGHLARHAAQTNIPYGLSTVASQSPEDLAPHLGAQGWFQMYPPKDEGIRKDMLERARAAGFKVLVLTVDVPVASRRERQTRSGLTQPPRLTPRLLAQVAIRPAWALGMARQHRGEGGMPHMRTLDKYIEGAASALSSTAHIGYLLRTAPDWAYLEWLRDHWEGPLVVKGVLDACDAPRLEAAGADAIWISNHAGRQFDAAPAPIEVLEDIRAATTLPLILDSGIEGGLDILRALALGADFVMLGRAWHYALAALGAAGPAHLHDILSKDLTANMGQLGIRTLAEVRDLKRLSLD, translated from the coding sequence ATGGCGGGCATGACTTTGGATCAACGCTACCCCGCATTGGATGATTTGCGCGCCAAGGCCCGCACGCGTCTGCCCCGATTTGTCTGGGAATACCTCGACAGCGCCACCGGGCGCGAAGCCACGCAGGCGCGCAACCGGCTCTGCCTTGACCGGATCGGGCTGATGCCCGCAATCCTTGGTGGCCCGCAGGAGGTGGACCTTGGCACCACCTTGTTTGGTACCCCGTTGCCGCGCCCCTTTGGCATTGCGCCGGTGGGGATGTCGGGGCTGATCTGGCCCGATGCCGAGGGTCATCTGGCCCGCCATGCCGCGCAGACCAATATCCCCTATGGGCTCTCGACGGTGGCAAGCCAAAGCCCCGAGGATCTGGCCCCGCATCTGGGCGCGCAGGGCTGGTTCCAGATGTATCCGCCCAAAGATGAAGGCATCCGCAAGGACATGCTGGAGCGTGCGCGGGCGGCGGGTTTCAAGGTGCTGGTGCTGACAGTCGATGTGCCGGTGGCGTCGCGCCGGGAGCGGCAGACCCGCTCGGGGCTGACGCAGCCGCCGCGTCTGACACCGCGCCTGCTGGCGCAGGTGGCGATCCGCCCGGCGTGGGCGCTGGGGATGGCGCGGCAGCATCGCGGCGAAGGGGGCATGCCGCATATGCGCACCCTTGATAAATACATCGAGGGCGCGGCCTCGGCTTTGTCCTCTACCGCCCATATTGGCTATTTGCTGCGGACTGCGCCCGATTGGGCGTACCTTGAATGGCTGCGCGATCATTGGGAGGGGCCGCTGGTGGTCAAGGGCGTTCTGGATGCGTGCGACGCGCCCCGGCTGGAGGCGGCAGGGGCTGATGCGATCTGGATCTCCAACCACGCGGGCCGTCAGTTTGATGCGGCCCCTGCCCCGATCGAGGTGCTCGAGGACATCCGTGCGGCCACCACCCTGCCGCTGATCCTCGACAGTGGTATCGAGGGCGGGCTTGATATTTTGCGCGCGCTGGCGCTCGGGGCTGATTTTGTGATGCTGGGTCGGGCCTGGCATTATGCGCTTGCAGCATTGGGCGCGGCCGGCCCTGCACATCTGCACGACATCCTGAGCAAAGATCTGACCGCCAACATGGGCCAGCTTGGCATCCGTACCCTGGCAGAGGTGCGCGACCTGAAGCGGCTCAGCCTCGACTAA
- a CDS encoding BLUF domain-containing protein: MHRFVYVSTAKQDLTAQQIADIAGACHRNNRRAGLTGMLVAHQGRFLHILEGDEAAIRRRAEKIQHDPRHGDFKVLQAREIQMRAFLDWVFVHETPAALPLFGGVKVQPLRALLPINSPLRGRDLTVRHLVRDFLASFKQLLAA, encoded by the coding sequence ATGCACCGCTTTGTTTATGTCAGCACCGCCAAACAGGATCTCACCGCGCAGCAGATCGCGGATATCGCCGGCGCTTGTCATCGCAACAACCGTCGCGCGGGTCTGACCGGCATGCTGGTGGCGCATCAGGGTCGGTTCCTGCACATTCTCGAGGGCGACGAGGCCGCAATCCGTCGTCGCGCCGAGAAGATCCAGCACGACCCGCGCCACGGTGATTTCAAGGTTCTGCAAGCGCGTGAAATCCAGATGCGCGCCTTCCTGGACTGGGTTTTTGTGCATGAAACACCCGCTGCGCTGCCTCTCTTTGGTGGCGTCAAAGTGCAGCCCCTGCGCGCTCTGCTGCCGATCAACAGCCCGCTGCGCGGCCGCGATCTGACCGTGCGCCACCTGGTGCGCGACTTCCTTGCGAGCTTCAAGCAGTTGCTGGCAGCCTGA